One genomic window of Psychrobacillus sp. INOP01 includes the following:
- a CDS encoding sulfatase — protein MEQNKQPNVIFIMSDDHAAHAMSCYGSRINETPNLDRIADEGMRFDNCFCTNSICAPSRATILTGLYNHKNGVKTLGDQFDSRQPTVQKILRDNDYQTALVGKWHLGHGENHDPADFDYWNIFPGQGVYHDPTMIEMGEEKTVQGYATDLVTDLSIDWMEKRDKDRPFMLMCHHKAPHRPWDPDKKHAHLYEDVDIPEPLTFHDDYSGKASAAKEAKMRVDRDLVTRDVKAEPPEDLTPEQLKSWYYQRYIKDYLRCIASIDDNVGRLLDYLDSEGIADDTIVVYTSDQGFFLGDHGWYDKRFMYEESLRMPFIIRYPRAIKAGTTTRDFATNVDFAETFLDYAGIEIPEFMQGRSLRPVLEERTPEDWQTSMYYRYWEHLSVEHQVGAHYGLRTHQYKLIYYYGEALGCADAIDDPRTPEWELFDLENDPYEMNNIYHDPNYAETVQTLKKELYSFKQRVGDEE, from the coding sequence ATGGAACAAAACAAGCAACCTAATGTCATTTTTATCATGAGTGATGATCATGCCGCGCATGCAATGAGCTGTTATGGTAGCAGAATAAATGAAACCCCGAATTTAGATAGAATTGCAGATGAAGGTATGCGCTTCGATAATTGTTTTTGTACCAATTCTATTTGCGCACCAAGTCGAGCTACTATTTTAACTGGACTATATAATCATAAAAATGGGGTTAAAACACTTGGTGACCAATTTGATAGCCGTCAACCAACTGTTCAAAAGATTTTACGAGACAATGATTATCAAACAGCTCTAGTTGGTAAGTGGCACCTAGGACATGGAGAAAATCATGACCCTGCGGATTTTGACTATTGGAATATTTTCCCTGGTCAAGGAGTGTATCATGATCCAACGATGATTGAAATGGGAGAAGAAAAGACAGTTCAAGGCTATGCCACTGATTTAGTGACAGATTTATCAATTGATTGGATGGAAAAACGAGATAAAGATAGACCATTCATGCTAATGTGTCATCATAAAGCACCTCATCGTCCTTGGGATCCAGATAAAAAGCATGCTCATTTATATGAGGATGTGGATATTCCAGAACCGTTAACTTTTCATGATGATTATTCTGGCAAGGCATCTGCTGCCAAGGAAGCGAAGATGAGAGTTGACCGTGATTTAGTCACTCGTGATGTTAAGGCAGAACCCCCTGAGGATTTAACTCCGGAGCAGTTGAAGAGCTGGTACTATCAGCGTTACATAAAGGATTATTTAAGATGCATTGCTTCCATTGATGATAATGTAGGGAGATTACTAGATTATTTGGATTCAGAAGGTATTGCTGATGATACGATTGTGGTTTACACATCAGACCAGGGCTTTTTCCTTGGTGATCACGGCTGGTATGATAAGCGATTTATGTATGAAGAATCACTTAGAATGCCATTTATCATTCGCTATCCACGCGCTATTAAAGCTGGTACTACTACGAGAGACTTTGCAACAAATGTCGATTTTGCCGAAACATTTTTAGATTATGCGGGTATAGAAATTCCTGAATTTATGCAGGGGAGAAGTCTTCGTCCAGTTCTGGAAGAGCGCACGCCAGAGGATTGGCAGACTTCAATGTATTATCGTTATTGGGAACATTTGAGTGTAGAGCATCAAGTGGGCGCCCACTATGGTCTTAGAACTCATCAATATAAACTTATTTATTATTACGGAGAAGCATTAGGTTGTGCAGATGCAATTGACGATCCAAGAACTCCTGAATGGGAATTATTCGATTTAGAGAACGACCCATATGAGATGAATAATATATACCACGATCCTAATTATGCAGAAACGGTTCAAACGTTAAAGAAAGAATTGTATAGCTTTAAACAACGTGTTGGTGATGAAGAATAA
- a CDS encoding chromate transporter: METDWRLIREIFFSFLKIGPVTFGGGYAMIPLIEREVVLKKGWITVKEVTEVFAIAQSVPGAIAINSAIFVGYRLAGLRGAVAAMLGVLLPTFWIVILLSVLYLHVQDNHYIESAFAGIRAAVVAIITYAAYKVGLTSIYDKTTGLIALVSVIVLYVLQVHPVIMILGGILTGLVALYIKKYFGIMTKLEKESEQIE, encoded by the coding sequence ATGGAAACTGACTGGAGGCTTATTAGGGAAATTTTCTTTTCTTTCTTAAAAATTGGTCCTGTAACTTTTGGTGGTGGATATGCTATGATCCCCCTGATTGAACGGGAAGTTGTACTGAAAAAGGGATGGATTACTGTTAAAGAGGTGACAGAGGTTTTTGCCATTGCCCAATCTGTACCTGGTGCAATTGCTATCAACTCTGCTATTTTTGTTGGATACCGACTTGCTGGCTTAAGAGGGGCAGTGGCAGCGATGCTTGGAGTATTGTTACCAACGTTTTGGATCGTGATATTATTAAGTGTTTTATATTTACATGTACAAGATAATCACTATATAGAATCGGCTTTTGCCGGAATACGTGCTGCAGTTGTGGCTATTATTACTTATGCCGCTTATAAAGTTGGATTAACATCAATATACGATAAAACAACAGGGTTAATAGCTCTAGTGTCAGTTATTGTTTTATATGTTCTTCAAGTGCATCCTGTAATTATGATTTTGGGAGGGATTCTTACAGGTCTGGTTGCTTTATATATAAAAAAATACTTTGGAATCATGACGAAATTAGAAAAGGAGTCAGAGCAAATAGAATAG
- a CDS encoding chromate transporter, translated as MLLLELFMTFLMIGFVSFGGGYAMIPVIESEVTVHGWMTTQQFTDVIAIAGMSPGPIATNCAIFVGYHTAGLPGAIISTAGMVLPSLLIILIAAKFFFQFHENNYVKFAFYGLRPIITGLIAYSAIQFAISNDVVGELSWYTFSLVAIFGLSLFAVIKLKMHPILTILLSGICGIILFS; from the coding sequence ATGCTATTGTTGGAATTGTTTATGACCTTTTTAATGATTGGATTCGTCTCTTTTGGTGGGGGATATGCAATGATTCCAGTTATTGAATCCGAGGTTACAGTTCATGGTTGGATGACAACGCAACAGTTTACAGATGTAATTGCAATAGCTGGTATGTCTCCTGGCCCTATAGCTACTAATTGTGCCATTTTTGTAGGCTATCATACTGCTGGTTTACCTGGTGCTATTATTTCAACGGCAGGAATGGTTTTACCGTCATTACTCATTATTTTGATAGCTGCTAAGTTCTTTTTCCAATTTCACGAAAATAATTATGTAAAGTTTGCATTTTATGGACTGCGACCAATTATAACAGGACTCATCGCTTATTCTGCAATTCAATTTGCCATTTCAAACGATGTAGTTGGGGAGTTGTCCTGGTATACGTTTAGCTTAGTAGCAATTTTTGGGCTATCTTTATTTGCAGTTATTAAACTAAAGATGCATCCAATTTTAACAATTTTGTTGTCTGGAATTTGTGGAATTATATTATTTAGTTAA
- a CDS encoding formylglycine-generating enzyme family protein, whose protein sequence is MKKETTCCSVNRTNLSNQIKENTVQIKVKLDKEIKFKEKMVYLSGGEFMMGTNDHEGSPEDGEGPARRITVSPFYIDRHTVTNIEFKQFVKETGYQTEAEQFGWSFVFYHFIPKDVAKTLQQVPGTPWWLVVEGAYWYQPEGPGSTIDNRLDHPVIQVSWNDAKAFCDWAGKRLPTEAEWEFAARGGLEQKKYAWGDELTPNGKHYCNIWQGTFPFENTNEDGYLGTAPAQSFPSNGFGLYNVAGNVWEWCSDLFINHPESQIDLAESYKQTSKVMRGGSYLCHHSYCNRYRVAARSSNTPDSSTGNIGFRCVRDV, encoded by the coding sequence ATGAAGAAAGAAACTACTTGTTGCTCAGTGAATAGAACTAATCTATCAAATCAAATCAAGGAGAATACGGTACAAATTAAGGTAAAACTAGATAAGGAAATCAAATTCAAAGAGAAAATGGTCTATTTGTCTGGTGGCGAATTTATGATGGGAACAAACGACCATGAAGGATCCCCAGAGGATGGAGAAGGACCCGCTAGAAGGATTACTGTTTCTCCTTTTTACATAGATCGTCATACGGTGACGAATATAGAGTTTAAGCAATTTGTTAAGGAAACAGGCTATCAAACGGAGGCAGAGCAATTTGGCTGGTCATTTGTTTTTTATCACTTTATACCAAAAGACGTAGCTAAAACATTACAGCAGGTACCAGGAACTCCGTGGTGGTTAGTTGTCGAAGGAGCCTACTGGTACCAACCAGAAGGACCTGGTTCTACAATTGATAATCGTTTGGATCATCCTGTTATTCAAGTATCCTGGAATGATGCAAAGGCCTTCTGTGACTGGGCTGGCAAACGCTTACCAACAGAAGCAGAATGGGAATTTGCAGCACGTGGTGGACTGGAACAAAAGAAATACGCATGGGGAGACGAGTTAACTCCGAATGGCAAGCATTACTGTAATATTTGGCAAGGAACATTTCCATTTGAAAATACTAATGAGGACGGTTATCTAGGGACTGCGCCAGCCCAGTCTTTCCCATCCAATGGATTTGGTTTATATAATGTTGCAGGAAATGTATGGGAATGGTGCTCGGACTTGTTTATCAATCATCCAGAAAGTCAAATAGATTTAGCGGAATCTTATAAGCAGACTTCAAAAGTGATGCGAGGAGGTTCTTATCTGTGTCACCATTCTTATTGTAATCGTTATAGAGTCGCTGCACGTAGTTCAAATACACCAGATAGTTCTACTGGCAATATTGGATTTAGATGTGTAAGGGATGTTTAA
- a CDS encoding bifunctional diguanylate cyclase/phosphodiesterase, translating to MQTKAKLAVHQPLLFKHSSDLKNNHQKNIIIESNSIEGTDRNQVFASSLTALELDLVYAIDRNQFELYYQPKVDAKKDLIIGAEALIRWNHPKLGLILPMDFIPLAEKIGFINKIGKWVKKTACAQNKAWQEANLPAIPVSINLSASRFMEKDLVISIQETLEETQLEAQYLEIEITETSILKNEEIVFSVLDELKNLGIKIALDDFGTGYSSLSHLHHFNGKIDILKIDRSFIKDLSIATQEDANFIVHMIIQLSNQLKMDVIAEGVETLEQLEVLQNYNCNTVQGYLYSKPLPANQFADLLKKQRIDPIR from the coding sequence ATGCAGACAAAAGCAAAACTTGCAGTTCATCAACCTTTATTATTTAAGCATAGCTCAGATCTAAAAAATAATCATCAAAAAAATATCATTATTGAATCAAACAGCATAGAAGGAACTGATCGAAATCAAGTATTTGCATCTTCCCTGACTGCACTGGAATTGGACCTTGTATATGCAATAGATCGAAATCAGTTTGAGTTGTATTACCAACCTAAAGTGGATGCGAAGAAGGACTTAATCATTGGAGCCGAGGCACTTATTAGATGGAATCACCCGAAATTAGGGTTAATCCTACCTATGGATTTTATTCCGTTGGCAGAAAAGATTGGTTTTATAAATAAGATTGGAAAATGGGTTAAAAAAACGGCATGTGCGCAAAACAAAGCATGGCAGGAAGCTAACTTACCAGCTATTCCAGTTTCTATCAATCTATCAGCTTCTCGCTTCATGGAGAAAGATTTAGTCATCAGTATACAGGAAACACTGGAAGAAACTCAGCTTGAAGCACAATACTTAGAAATTGAAATTACCGAAACTTCTATTTTGAAGAACGAGGAAATTGTTTTCTCTGTATTAGATGAGCTAAAAAATTTAGGGATTAAAATAGCGTTAGACGATTTTGGTACTGGGTACTCTTCTTTATCCCATTTGCACCATTTTAACGGGAAAATTGACATACTTAAAATTGATCGTTCTTTTATAAAGGATTTAAGTATTGCTACACAAGAGGATGCAAATTTCATCGTACATATGATCATACAGTTATCGAATCAATTAAAAATGGATGTAATCGCAGAAGGAGTCGAAACATTGGAGCAATTAGAGGTTCTACAAAACTATAATTGCAATACGGTACAAGGCTATCTGTACTCCAAACCATTGCCTGCAAATCAGTTTGCCGATTTATTGAAAAAACAGAGGATAGATCCTATACGTTGA
- a CDS encoding helix-turn-helix domain-containing protein, with protein MKYLGIEISKMRAELGFSQKELAKDICTQSTISRIEAGEVYPAIDTLLKIALKLQVPVEYFIEMLFHKNVLESEKLIKDIEFHLKEHNYKKVISIINSNKLDEDNVWLNLYLEYILLTSNYSLKLIEPDECIVSLKRILNFSNQTTIQFRFLHIKINNSIANIYGDKGESYKCLYHYNKILKEHIHKNYNDYKIYETLIIVLFNKCKILYDINDIDVALETANLGIQKAKETSFFFFTGQFLYYKGQCLEKKVAPVAEIREVYRQALFIFEFQELPFYIQAIKQNKKQYLD; from the coding sequence ATGAAATACTTAGGCATTGAAATAAGTAAAATGAGAGCTGAACTGGGATTTTCCCAAAAGGAGCTCGCAAAAGATATTTGTACACAGTCGACGATTAGTCGAATAGAGGCGGGAGAAGTTTATCCAGCAATAGATACTTTATTGAAGATAGCCTTAAAGCTACAAGTCCCAGTCGAGTATTTTATTGAGATGCTATTTCATAAAAATGTTTTAGAAAGTGAAAAACTTATAAAAGATATTGAGTTTCATTTAAAAGAGCATAATTATAAAAAGGTAATTTCTATTATTAACAGTAATAAACTTGATGAAGATAATGTTTGGTTGAACTTATATTTAGAATACATATTACTAACTTCAAACTATTCTTTAAAACTGATTGAACCTGATGAATGTATAGTTAGTCTGAAAAGAATATTAAATTTTTCTAATCAAACTACCATTCAGTTCCGTTTCCTTCATATTAAAATAAATAATTCAATTGCAAATATATACGGAGATAAAGGTGAAAGTTATAAATGTTTGTATCACTATAATAAAATATTAAAGGAACATATCCATAAAAATTATAATGATTATAAAATTTATGAAACACTTATAATTGTATTATTTAATAAGTGTAAAATACTGTATGATATTAATGACATCGACGTAGCTTTAGAAACCGCGAACCTTGGTATTCAAAAGGCTAAAGAGACATCCTTTTTCTTTTTTACTGGGCAATTCCTCTATTACAAGGGTCAATGTTTAGAAAAGAAAGTTGCTCCAGTTGCAGAAATTAGAGAAGTATACAGACAAGCTCTATTCATCTTTGAATTTCAAGAGCTTCCATTCTATATTCAAGCGATTAAACAGAATAAAAAGCAATACTTAGATTAG
- a CDS encoding ribonuclease H family protein: MKVRMEWVYKTPRGAEMEFFSEEVPAAQALLFAEDMDRTGRLKQVTFVDRFDSSWTVKELKGYLKGIETEPHNVTVYFDGGYDRETKSSGLGCVIYYEQNGKAYRLRRNAPATGLESNNEAEYAAMHLGLQELDLLGVHHLPVRFIGDSQVVINHLNGEWPVIERDLTGWADRIEEKLLSLGIQAEYELVPRKMNGEADRLATQALNGIEIQAVIELVVD, translated from the coding sequence ATGAAGGTGCGGATGGAGTGGGTGTACAAAACGCCGAGGGGAGCAGAGATGGAGTTCTTTTCAGAGGAGGTGCCAGCTGCGCAGGCGCTGTTGTTTGCGGAAGATATGGATCGTACAGGGCGACTAAAGCAGGTGACATTTGTTGATCGGTTCGATAGTTCGTGGACAGTGAAGGAATTGAAGGGATATTTGAAAGGCATTGAGACGGAGCCACATAATGTGACGGTATATTTTGATGGGGGATATGACCGTGAAACGAAAAGTTCTGGGCTTGGCTGTGTCATTTATTATGAACAGAATGGCAAGGCATATAGATTGAGACGAAATGCCCCCGCGACAGGTTTGGAATCGAATAATGAGGCGGAATATGCTGCGATGCATTTAGGGTTACAGGAATTGGATTTGCTTGGTGTTCATCATTTGCCTGTTCGTTTTATAGGTGATTCACAGGTAGTTATCAATCATTTAAACGGCGAGTGGCCAGTAATCGAAAGAGATTTGACTGGTTGGGCAGACCGAATTGAAGAGAAGCTATTGAGTCTTGGAATTCAAGCGGAGTATGAGTTAGTACCAAGGAAGATGAATGGGGAAGCAGACCGTTTAGCTACACAGGCTTTAAATGGTATTGAGATTCAGGCTGTCATTGAATTGGTAGTGGATTAG
- a CDS encoding metal-dependent hydrolase, protein MTGNTHIIGGLAASLAFAQVSNYEPVLLVGAGVIGAIIPDICHGGSKIGRRFKVLSKVINTLFGHRSFTHSLLFLVLMAILLTSFVDNESIVMGILVGMASHYVLDMATKNGIKLLYPLKVTVRFPITTRTGGTVEYLVFAVLSLLTVYFGYGVFGNYL, encoded by the coding sequence ATGACAGGAAACACTCACATCATTGGCGGTCTAGCAGCAAGTCTTGCTTTTGCCCAAGTTTCAAATTATGAACCTGTTCTATTAGTTGGTGCCGGAGTTATTGGAGCAATCATACCGGACATTTGCCATGGAGGCAGTAAAATTGGTCGCAGATTTAAAGTACTATCAAAGGTGATCAACACACTTTTTGGACATCGATCGTTCACTCATAGTTTACTATTTTTAGTTTTGATGGCCATTCTTTTGACGTCGTTTGTCGACAACGAATCTATTGTTATGGGTATTCTCGTTGGTATGGCGAGTCATTATGTCTTAGATATGGCAACAAAAAACGGCATAAAATTACTATATCCCTTAAAGGTAACCGTGCGATTTCCCATTACAACAAGAACTGGCGGCACAGTAGAGTATCTAGTATTCGCAGTTTTATCATTACTTACCGTCTACTTTGGCTACGGCGTATTCGGGAATTATTTATAA
- a CDS encoding NAD-dependent epimerase/dehydratase family protein codes for MKKALVLGGTRFFGVQLVESLLKQGFDVTIASRGNLVDPFRDKVSRVKVDRLDVGDMQKNFVDTEWDIVFDQICYSSQEAIDSIDVFTGKTKKYVFTSSKSVYEQAGGDKGFTEEDFNPFEYKLNVGPKENFSYGEGKRQAEAAFFQRSSFPVVAVRFPIVIGLNDYTERLNYYIRKVRDQEDVHFVNLDAAMDFISEEEAGDFLAWIGQSDFEGPINATSNGHVKMGELLEYIEEKVGKSAKVVATTEKESGSPYNISETWLISNEKAKAHGYEFENLKEYLPGLISDALAKMNEK; via the coding sequence ATGAAAAAAGCATTGGTGTTAGGTGGTACTAGATTTTTTGGGGTGCAGCTAGTGGAGTCTTTATTGAAACAGGGATTTGATGTAACAATTGCCTCACGAGGGAATCTGGTGGATCCGTTTAGAGACAAAGTGAGTCGAGTAAAGGTCGACAGGTTAGATGTAGGCGATATGCAAAAGAATTTTGTAGATACGGAATGGGATATCGTATTTGATCAAATATGCTATTCCTCTCAGGAAGCAATAGATTCAATAGACGTGTTTACTGGGAAAACGAAAAAGTATGTATTTACATCTTCTAAATCTGTCTATGAACAAGCTGGTGGAGATAAAGGATTTACTGAAGAGGATTTCAATCCATTTGAATACAAGTTAAATGTAGGACCAAAGGAAAACTTTTCCTATGGTGAGGGTAAAAGACAAGCTGAAGCAGCATTTTTCCAACGCTCATCTTTTCCAGTCGTAGCAGTAAGGTTTCCAATCGTAATTGGACTTAATGATTATACAGAAAGACTAAATTATTATATTCGAAAAGTAAGAGATCAAGAGGATGTGCATTTCGTCAACTTAGATGCCGCTATGGATTTTATATCAGAGGAGGAGGCTGGCGATTTCTTAGCATGGATTGGTCAATCTGATTTTGAGGGGCCAATTAATGCGACATCCAATGGACATGTAAAAATGGGAGAGTTGCTTGAATATATAGAAGAAAAAGTTGGGAAGTCTGCGAAAGTGGTTGCCACGACGGAGAAAGAGAGCGGATCACCATACAATATTTCAGAGACTTGGCTGATCAGCAATGAAAAAGCAAAGGCACATGGATATGAATTCGAAAATTTGAAGGAGTATTTGCCAGGGCTAATAAGTGATGCATTAGCTAAAATGAATGAAAAATAG
- a CDS encoding gamma-glutamyl-gamma-aminobutyrate hydrolase family protein — MRAIIGVSSNIKEDLLSVPMSNVHAITQFGGIPIVLPNLVGDGIEEIAATIDGLLLTGGGDIDPTLFGEEPLPGLGNIVPERDLFEVALIQKMLELNKPILGICRGVQIMSIAMGGDMYQDIYSQKDGLLLQHDQQAPNWHGSHFIEVTEGSLLRKIVGVDKFKVNSYHHQALRNMPVGFIVSGIASDGVIESFESTEHSFVMGVQWHPESLISKRDASSLAIFEAFINACKTKGYTA, encoded by the coding sequence TTGAGAGCTATTATTGGGGTTTCGTCAAATATAAAAGAGGATTTGTTGTCAGTTCCGATGAGTAATGTACATGCAATCACACAGTTCGGAGGAATTCCGATTGTGCTGCCAAATTTAGTTGGAGATGGAATTGAAGAGATTGCAGCGACAATTGATGGTCTATTATTAACTGGTGGTGGGGATATTGACCCGACCTTGTTTGGTGAAGAGCCACTACCGGGATTGGGTAATATTGTGCCAGAGCGAGATCTGTTTGAAGTGGCACTTATTCAAAAGATGTTGGAGTTGAATAAGCCAATTCTAGGGATTTGTCGTGGTGTCCAGATTATGAGTATTGCGATGGGTGGGGATATGTATCAGGATATTTATTCGCAAAAAGATGGGCTATTATTACAGCATGATCAGCAGGCTCCAAATTGGCATGGCTCTCATTTTATAGAAGTGACAGAAGGATCATTGTTACGCAAAATTGTTGGGGTGGATAAATTTAAGGTGAATAGCTATCATCATCAAGCGCTGCGAAATATGCCAGTTGGTTTTATCGTAAGCGGTATTGCAAGTGATGGCGTAATAGAATCCTTTGAAAGCACAGAGCATTCATTTGTTATGGGTGTTCAGTGGCATCCCGAGAGCCTAATAAGTAAACGTGATGCTAGTTCGCTCGCGATATTTGAGGCGTTTATAAATGCGTGTAAGACAAAAGGTTATACAGCGTAA
- a CDS encoding M23 family metallopeptidase, whose protein sequence is MNKEVLALISWLRRGCSVFVLSFLISTSVSAAEEKPTREQTLEMRMDYYVKYSSEMLPWYYLAAIDQYERNLQEVRSDLPKRDGVVAFQFSADFWVGLLNPIRDDRNSTSITFFDGRGLDGNNDGFADLKQDDDVMFTLTNYLNERIVTEEDFEKTLKEYYARDEAVKQIMTNAKIYKHYNTVDLDGRAFPLALQHNYSYRSTWGDRRGWGGRRMHEGTDLFASYGVPVKSTTYGIVETKGWNDYGGWRVGIRDVNNTYHYYAHLSGYTKELKEGDFLEPGTVIGYVGSSGYGRQGTSGKFPPHLHYGMYKFNGRTEWAYDPFPLLKRWEQQEKSAKKNPAAS, encoded by the coding sequence ATGAATAAGGAGGTATTGGCTTTGATAAGCTGGCTGAGGCGAGGATGTTCTGTTTTTGTGCTTTCTTTTTTGATCTCAACTAGTGTTTCGGCAGCGGAGGAGAAACCGACCCGGGAACAGACTTTGGAAATGCGCATGGATTACTATGTAAAATATTCGAGTGAGATGCTACCGTGGTATTACTTGGCAGCAATTGACCAATACGAACGAAATTTGCAAGAGGTTCGAAGTGATCTTCCAAAACGAGATGGAGTTGTGGCGTTTCAATTTTCAGCTGACTTTTGGGTTGGTTTATTGAATCCGATAAGGGATGATCGGAATAGCACCTCAATCACTTTCTTTGATGGTAGAGGACTTGATGGAAATAATGATGGTTTCGCTGATCTTAAACAAGATGATGACGTAATGTTCACGCTAACTAATTATTTGAATGAACGCATCGTAACAGAAGAGGATTTTGAAAAAACTCTGAAGGAATATTACGCTCGGGATGAAGCGGTTAAGCAGATCATGACGAATGCTAAAATATATAAGCATTATAATACGGTGGACCTTGATGGACGTGCATTTCCACTGGCACTACAGCATAATTACAGTTACCGTAGTACTTGGGGTGACAGACGCGGCTGGGGTGGGCGACGTATGCATGAAGGGACCGATTTGTTCGCTTCCTATGGTGTACCGGTGAAGTCGACAACTTATGGCATTGTCGAGACAAAGGGCTGGAACGATTACGGTGGTTGGCGCGTAGGAATTCGTGATGTTAATAATACCTATCACTACTACGCCCATTTATCAGGTTATACGAAGGAGTTAAAAGAAGGTGATTTTTTGGAACCAGGAACCGTCATCGGCTACGTTGGTAGTTCGGGTTATGGTCGCCAGGGAACCTCGGGAAAATTCCCGCCACATCTGCACTACGGAATGTATAAATTTAACGGTCGGACAGAATGGGCTTACGACCCTTTTCCATTATTAAAGCGTTGGGAGCAGCAGGAAAAGAGTGCTAAAAAGAATCCAGCAGCAAGTTAG
- a CDS encoding DUF5658 family protein codes for MLSISFTLPRNKLIKMGIILLILATLDALFTDFGIQNHHITEANPIMRSIYEANVTGFYIIKIALPVLLIGIVSKIESRPFILILLNVAIFLYVIVLILHFFWLTLALIPH; via the coding sequence TTGCTATCTATTTCTTTCACATTGCCTCGAAATAAGCTAATCAAAATGGGGATTATCCTATTAATACTTGCCACTCTCGATGCTCTATTTACTGATTTTGGCATTCAGAATCATCATATTACAGAAGCTAATCCGATTATGCGTAGTATATATGAAGCTAACGTCACAGGCTTTTATATTATAAAAATCGCTCTTCCTGTTTTATTAATCGGTATTGTGTCTAAAATAGAATCGAGACCATTTATATTGATCTTGTTAAATGTAGCAATTTTCCTCTATGTAATCGTTCTGATACTTCACTTTTTTTGGCTAACTCTTGCATTAATCCCACATTAA
- a CDS encoding diphthine--ammonia ligase, giving the protein MRDIPFVCSWSGGKDSAMAYYRAMKMGMRPKKLLTMFEEEGEISKSHALPLEVVTAQAKHLGVPLSIKEASWNSYEGQFIEAMDECDAEGITHGVFGDIDLEGHLEWVQNTCAKSNIVAVHPLWKEPRLKIIEELLDVGFEAWIVVVNTTMMPAEFIGRKFSKELIVELEALEIDACGENGEFHTVVVDGPIFSKRVPVKIGHAIVRGDYVFSPVSIA; this is encoded by the coding sequence TTGAGAGATATTCCATTTGTATGTTCTTGGAGTGGTGGGAAGGATTCTGCAATGGCCTATTATCGGGCAATGAAAATGGGAATGAGACCGAAAAAGTTACTGACCATGTTTGAAGAGGAAGGAGAGATTTCTAAATCCCATGCACTACCCCTTGAAGTTGTGACAGCTCAGGCAAAACATTTAGGAGTGCCATTATCAATAAAGGAAGCAAGCTGGAATTCCTATGAGGGACAATTTATAGAGGCAATGGACGAATGTGATGCGGAAGGGATTACGCATGGTGTATTTGGAGATATTGATCTTGAGGGTCACTTAGAATGGGTACAAAATACCTGTGCAAAATCGAATATCGTTGCGGTGCATCCGTTATGGAAGGAGCCTCGACTCAAGATTATTGAGGAGTTGTTAGACGTAGGCTTTGAGGCATGGATTGTAGTTGTGAATACAACGATGATGCCTGCCGAATTTATTGGGAGAAAGTTTTCAAAAGAATTAATAGTAGAATTAGAAGCCCTAGAAATCGATGCTTGCGGAGAAAATGGAGAATTTCATACGGTTGTAGTGGACGGTCCAATTTTTTCAAAAAGGGTTCCTGTAAAAATTGGACATGCTATCGTAAGAGGTGACTATGTTTTCTCACCGGTATCTATTGCATGA